One window from the genome of Acanthochromis polyacanthus isolate Apoly-LR-REF ecotype Palm Island chromosome 21, KAUST_Apoly_ChrSc, whole genome shotgun sequence encodes:
- the proza gene encoding protein Z, vitamin K-dependent plasma glycoprotein a, translated as MNSSTASAALLCLLAGAVAAVQSPEPVFLEKQQASSLIRQKRSSASTLEQACMEKVCSYEEARRFFQDSYRTDIFWSVYIDGDQCAENPCKNGAMCSDSVGGYDCVCKSGFSGVHCEKDQTVCTLEKNKGCSQFCKPGYLSYECSCARGWRLKSSDKNMCEGAVQYPCGRVNSLSQWNDRLAKNMRSNFEGLTCMSSECPWQALLKSTESDGFCSGVILKENLVLTSAQCATKYPSFKVAVGKRSTTYTSEEQTLYVKVVKTHPRWVEGRPDNDLAVIELRDRIVFKREVVAACLPERDFAESILMSGENPAMVTGWKVPEQESAFSGALSLNQLAYEKLPMCLETHPNLMTNKMGCTAARANADCKMSSGSPLLTLYRDVFFLTGVLSQPPGADCTKGYIFQKVSRHLGWLQPFMGSR; from the exons ATGAATTCCTCGACAGCGTCCGCCGCTCTGCTGTGTCTGCTGGCCGGAGCCGTGGCTGCCGTCCAGAGCCCCGAGCCAG TGTTTCTGGAGAAGCAGCAGGCGAGCTCTCTGATCCGTCAGAAGAGGAGTTCGGCCTCCACCCTGGAGCAGGCCTGCATGGAGAAGGTCTGCAGCTACGAGGAGGCCAGAAGGTTCTTCCAGGACTCATACCGTACG GATATCTTCTGGTCGGTCTACATCG ATGGAGATCAGTGTGCAGAAAACCCCTGTAAGAACGGAGCTATGTGTTCGGACAGCGTCGGAGGCTATGACTGCGTCTGCAAGTCGGGCTTCTCGGGGGTCCACTGTGAAAAAG ACCAGACTGTGTGCACCCTGGAGAAGAACAAGGGCTGCTCCCAGTTCTGTAAACCGGGCTACCTGTCCTACGAGTGTTCCTGCGCCCGCGGGTGGAGGCTCAAGAGTTCAGACAAGAATATGTGCGAGGGTGCAG TCCAATACCCCTGTGGCAGGGTGAACAGTCTGAGTCAGTGGAATGACAGACTGGCCAAGAACATGCGCAGCAACTTCGAAGGCCTCACCTGTATGTCTTCAGAGTGTCCCTGGCAG gCTCTTCTGAAGAGCACAGAGTCGGACGGTTTCTGCAGCggagtcattctgaaggagaaccTGGTCCTGACTTCAGCTCAGTGCGCCACCAAATATCCATCCTTCAAGGTGGCTGTCG GTAAGCGCAGCACCACCTACACCAGCGAAGAGCAGACGCTGTATGTGAAAGTGGTTAAAACTCATCCTCGCTGGGTGGAAGGTCGCCCTGACAACGACCTGGCTGTGATTGAGCTCCGCGACCGCATCGTCTTCAAGAGAGAGGTGGTCGCCGCCTGTCTGCCGGAGAGAGACTTCGCCGAGAGCATCCTGATGTCAGGGGAGAATCCAGCAATGGTCACCGGCTGGAAGGTCCCTGAGCAGGAGTCTGCCTTCTCGGGTGCGCTGTCCCTCAACCAGCTGGCCTACGAGAAGCTGCCCATGTGTCTGGAGACTCACCCCAACCTGATGACCAATAAAATGGGCTGCACCGCGGCTCGCGCCAATGCAGACTGCAAGATGAGCTCCGGCAGCCCCCTGCTCACCCTCTACAGGGACGTCTTCTTCCTCACCGGGGTGCTGAGTCAGCCGCCGGGCGCCGACTGCACCAAAGGCTACATCTTCCAGAAGGTGTCGCGCCACCTGGGCTGGCTGCAGCCGTTCATGGGGTCCCGCTAG
- the gpr139 gene encoding probable G-protein coupled receptor 139, giving the protein MEHSHIFPVSSPNGSTWSGQNPSEVAQGCPLGPLPVIYYSVLLCLGLPANILTVVILSQLVLRRQKSSYNYLLALAAADILVLLLIVFVDFILEDFILAKPLPPSLNSAVQVLEFSSIHTSIWITVPLTIDRYIAVCHPLRYHTVSYPARTRRVIFAVYIGCLLSAAPYYWWPELWHSLPGVGGGGGESSRRTAAQHVLVWAHCATVYLLPCTVFFSLNAVIVRKLRRRRSCFRLRGYSTGKTTAILLAITSIFAVLWAPRTLMILYHFYSPPPASSSAGRLLHMLTDMANMLALLNTGVNFFLYCFISKRFRAMAANVLRALVHCRKQPPPFYASHNFSITSSPWISPANSHCIKMLVYQYDKNGKPICISS; this is encoded by the exons ATGGAGCACAGCCACATCTTCCCCGTTTCTTCCCCAAACGGCAGCACCTGGAGCGGGCAGAATCCCTCCGAGGTTGCCCAGGGATGCCCTCTCGGACCACTGCCCGTCATCTACTACAGCGTCCTGCTCTGCCTTGGCCTGCCGG CTAACATCCTGACGGTGGTCATCCTGTCCCAGCTAGTGCTGCGTCGTCAGAAGTCCTCCTACAATTACCTCTTGGCTCTGGCGGCCGCCGACATCCTCGTTCTGCTCCTCATCGTTTTCGTGGACTTCATACTGGAGGATTTTATTTTGGCCAAGCCGCTGCCCCCATCGTTGAACAGCGCCGTGCAGGTCCTGGAGTTCTCCTCCATCCACACCTCCATCTGGATCACCGTGCCGCTCACCATCGACCGCTACATCGCCGTTTGCCACCCGCTGCGCTACCACACCGTGTCCTATCCAGCCCGCACTCGTAGGGTGATATTCGCCGTCTACATCGGCTGCTTGCTGTCGGCGGCTCCATACTACTGGTGGCCGGAGCTGTGGCACAGCCTGCCTGGGgttggaggaggtggaggggagagcagcaggaggacGGCGGCCCAGCATGTCCTGGTTTGGGCCCACTGTGCCACCGTCTACCTCCTGCCCTGCACCGTCTTCTTCTCGCTCAATGCCGTCATCGTGCGGAAGCTGCGCCGGCGCCGGAGCTGTTTCCGTCTGCGCGGATACTCCACCGGCAAGACCACCGCCATCCTCCTCGCCATCACCTCTATCTTTGCCGTTCTGTGGGCACCGCGCACTCTCATGATCCTCTACCACTTCTACTCGCCCCCGCCGGCCTCGTCGAGCGCTGGCCGCCTACTGCACATGCTCACCGACATGGCCAACATGCTGGCGCTTCTCAACACTGGTGTCAACTTCTTCCTCTACTGCTTCATTAGCAAGCGTTTCCGTGCCATGGCGGCCAACGTGCTGCGGGCCCTGGTCCACTGCCGGAAGCAGCCGCCGCCGTTCTACGCCAGCCACAACTTCTCCATCACGAGCAGTCCCTGGATCTCACCGGCCAACTCCCACTGCATCAAGATGCTGGTGTACCAGTATGACAAGAACGGGAAGCCCATCTGCATCTCCTCCTAA